A single window of Thermostichus vulcanus str. 'Rupite' DNA harbors:
- the nrdR gene encoding transcriptional regulator NrdR encodes MKCPRCSKQEIRVLESRSAEAGQSVRRRRECMSCGYRFTTYERIEFVPIMVIKRDGSRESFNRSKILQGVMRACQKTQVSVKQMEELVNEIEEKLQLEDVQEVTTLRIGEMVLDRLQNLSEVAYVRFASVYRQFQGVRDFVNELEQLEPPLRQDLERLLRESPGSEGSPDLVGGYS; translated from the coding sequence ATGAAATGTCCCCGCTGTAGCAAACAAGAGATCCGAGTTCTGGAGTCTCGTTCGGCAGAAGCTGGCCAAAGTGTACGGCGGCGACGAGAATGCATGTCCTGTGGCTACCGCTTCACCACCTACGAGCGCATCGAATTTGTACCGATCATGGTGATCAAACGGGATGGATCCCGTGAAAGCTTTAATCGCAGCAAGATTCTGCAAGGGGTGATGCGGGCCTGTCAAAAAACTCAGGTCAGCGTTAAGCAGATGGAAGAGCTGGTCAACGAAATCGAAGAAAAACTGCAACTGGAAGATGTTCAGGAAGTTACAACTCTGCGCATCGGCGAAATGGTGCTGGATCGGCTGCAGAATTTGAGCGAAGTCGCCTATGTCCGCTTTGCCTCCGTCTACCGCCAGTTTCAAGGGGTGAGAGACTTCGTCAATGAGCTGGAGCAATTGGAACCACCGCTGCGGCAAGATCTGGAGCGCCTACTGCGGGAATCCCCTGGTTCTGAAGGATCCCCTGATTTGGTGGGGGGGTATTCGTGA
- a CDS encoding Uma2 family endonuclease, with protein MVQTVPAPLTLEAFFEHVPDDGRFELRNGVVVEMQPTGTHEQVAGFLAQQLAVTIHTNALPYLIPRQAILKAADSDLSGYNPDVVVLNKDALKNEPLWSKRSTLVEGKAVVLAIEVVSTNWQDDYLLKQGEYERLGIPEYWIVDYLGLGGKRLIGNPKQPTLTICELVEGEYQIRLLRNQDPLVSRAFPRLNLRVDQIFAAGQENS; from the coding sequence ATGGTTCAGACTGTCCCTGCTCCTCTCACACTTGAAGCATTCTTTGAGCATGTGCCTGATGACGGTCGCTTTGAGCTGCGTAATGGAGTCGTGGTGGAAATGCAGCCCACAGGCACCCATGAACAGGTAGCGGGATTTCTAGCACAACAGTTGGCAGTTACCATTCACACCAATGCCTTGCCCTATTTGATCCCCCGTCAGGCAATTCTCAAAGCCGCAGATAGCGACCTTTCAGGCTACAACCCCGATGTGGTGGTTTTGAATAAGGATGCCCTCAAGAATGAGCCGCTCTGGAGTAAACGCTCCACCCTTGTAGAAGGTAAGGCTGTCGTTTTAGCCATCGAGGTTGTCAGTACAAATTGGCAGGATGACTATCTGCTCAAACAGGGGGAATACGAACGGCTAGGGATCCCAGAGTATTGGATCGTGGACTATTTGGGGTTGGGGGGTAAACGATTAATCGGAAATCCCAAGCAACCCACCCTCACTATTTGTGAGCTGGTTGAAGGGGAGTATCAAATCCGGTTGCTCAGAAACCAGGATCCCTTGGTATCGCGGGCATTCCCAAGGTTAAATCTGAGAGTGGATCAGATCTTTGCTGCAGGCCAAGAAAATTCTTGA
- a CDS encoding amidohydrolase — translation MALNRDGMERKTVDLLLRDCAAIPMDQLGRVLERVDIAIDGDRIVALGQDLPYVGRQTLDGRDHVALPGLVNAHMHECLTRGLCEDRELSRWLTEICFPLDAAYTPADITAAAGMNQLEMIRSGTTTFIDIYRHPAAAAAVTEQSGLRGIFSPQVIDEPTGVGEALADTENLIQAWHGRGSGRIHIWVGLHAPYSCHPESFTQGSELAQKYGVGLHTHLAETRWEVETLQARYGMTPVQCLERWGCLTSRTLAAHCVQVQPEEIDLLQAKGVRIAHNPSSNLKLASGIAPVLQWLRQGIPVGLGTDSILSNNNLDLFEEMRLAVFLQRLTSGDGAALPAEQALWMATRGSAACLGLEQEIGSLEVGKKADVILLDLRAPHLWPRLQGSLNNLIAQVVYAAHGSDVSTTICDGKILMHNRQVLTLPEEELRHQVGSQATDLCRRAGL, via the coding sequence ATGGCTCTGAATCGTGATGGGATGGAGAGAAAAACGGTTGATTTGTTGCTGCGCGACTGTGCTGCCATCCCGATGGATCAGTTGGGGCGGGTTTTAGAGCGGGTGGATATTGCCATTGATGGGGATCGGATCGTGGCGTTGGGGCAGGATCTCCCCTATGTAGGCCGGCAAACCCTGGACGGAAGGGATCACGTTGCCTTGCCAGGGTTGGTGAATGCCCACATGCACGAGTGCCTAACACGGGGGCTCTGTGAAGATCGAGAGCTGTCCCGTTGGTTGACGGAGATTTGTTTCCCTCTGGATGCCGCCTATACCCCCGCCGACATAACTGCAGCCGCCGGCATGAACCAACTGGAGATGATCCGATCCGGTACGACCACCTTCATCGACATTTACCGGCACCCGGCTGCTGCTGCTGCTGTCACCGAGCAATCTGGGTTGCGAGGGATCTTCAGCCCACAGGTAATCGACGAACCGACAGGGGTAGGAGAAGCTCTGGCAGATACGGAGAACCTGATCCAAGCCTGGCACGGGCGGGGATCGGGTCGGATTCATATTTGGGTGGGGCTCCATGCTCCCTATTCCTGTCATCCTGAGAGTTTCACCCAGGGATCCGAGCTAGCCCAAAAGTACGGTGTTGGGTTGCATACCCATTTGGCCGAAACCCGTTGGGAAGTGGAAACCCTCCAAGCCCGCTACGGAATGACGCCGGTGCAGTGTTTGGAACGGTGGGGATGCTTGACTTCCAGGACGTTGGCCGCCCACTGTGTGCAGGTGCAACCGGAAGAGATCGACCTACTGCAAGCCAAAGGAGTCCGCATCGCCCATAATCCCAGCTCCAACCTGAAACTGGCCTCCGGCATAGCGCCGGTTTTGCAGTGGCTACGGCAAGGGATCCCGGTGGGGTTGGGCACCGACTCCATTTTGAGCAACAACAATCTGGACTTGTTCGAGGAAATGCGATTGGCGGTGTTTCTGCAACGGTTGACCTCGGGAGATGGGGCAGCTCTACCGGCTGAACAGGCTTTGTGGATGGCCACCCGCGGTAGTGCGGCTTGTTTGGGTTTGGAGCAGGAGATTGGCAGCTTGGAGGTCGGTAAAAAAGCGGATGTAATCCTATTGGATTTGCGGGCTCCCCATCTCTGGCCCCGCCTACAGGGATCCCTGAATAACCTGATCGCCCAGGTGGTGTATGCGGCTCACGGCAGCGATGTTTCCACCACGATTTGCGATGGGAAAATCCTCATGCACAACCGACAGGTGCTCACCCTACCTGAGGAGGAACTGCGACACCAGGTGGGATCCCAGGCTACGGATCTCTGCCGGCGTGCTGGGCTTTGA
- a CDS encoding DUF1152 domain-containing protein codes for MIQTLPIRNYLQHLGVERVIIGGVTCQWWPPPEFDPEPQAPFPLAASVWGPCYYALEEVVHGRWVGSQALQVDGSARVGKRIPAEAQMAELFGVEAVLLSLQGGGQGFLTGLEAVIQSFSVDLVVGVDIGSDSIYSHTDEVRQPRTPLADFISLSGLYRCSVPSVYGLSGYGCDEELALEDLERNVGRVMRAGGFLGAYGLTQEDVADMGRACSAMPDPVEKWPMEAAKGNLGLHRMRLGEPWGSLLRITPLQAMILFFDPKILVSAVNRIAAQVGETGSLAEAEATLAQAGILPESYLQRYIQFLRPELYGSES; via the coding sequence GTGATTCAGACCCTCCCGATCCGCAACTACTTGCAACACTTGGGGGTGGAGCGGGTAATCATCGGGGGAGTCACCTGCCAGTGGTGGCCGCCCCCGGAGTTTGATCCAGAACCCCAGGCTCCGTTTCCCCTTGCAGCTTCAGTTTGGGGGCCTTGTTACTATGCCCTCGAAGAGGTAGTTCACGGACGCTGGGTTGGATCCCAGGCGTTGCAGGTGGATGGGTCGGCCCGGGTAGGGAAGCGGATCCCAGCGGAAGCGCAAATGGCGGAGTTGTTTGGAGTGGAAGCAGTATTGCTCAGCCTACAGGGGGGTGGGCAAGGGTTTTTGACTGGGTTGGAAGCGGTGATCCAGTCCTTCTCGGTAGATCTGGTAGTGGGGGTAGATATTGGCTCCGACAGCATTTACAGCCATACCGATGAGGTGCGACAGCCGCGCACACCCCTTGCGGACTTCATCAGTTTGTCGGGGCTCTACCGTTGTTCTGTGCCATCGGTCTACGGGCTTTCCGGTTATGGCTGCGATGAGGAATTGGCGCTTGAGGATTTGGAGCGGAATGTGGGTCGGGTGATGCGGGCGGGCGGATTTTTGGGGGCTTACGGACTGACTCAAGAGGATGTGGCGGATATGGGACGCGCCTGTAGTGCCATGCCAGATCCGGTGGAAAAGTGGCCGATGGAGGCCGCTAAGGGCAACTTGGGATTGCATCGGATGCGGCTGGGTGAACCCTGGGGATCCCTGCTGCGCATTACTCCGTTACAGGCAATGATCCTGTTTTTTGATCCGAAGATTTTGGTGTCAGCAGTGAACCGGATCGCAGCCCAAGTGGGAGAAACTGGATCCCTGGCGGAAGCAGAAGCGACTTTAGCCCAAGCTGGGATCCTGCCGGAGAGCTACCTACAGCGGTATATCCAGTTTTTGCGCCCGGAGTTGTATGGCTCTGAATCGTGA